A segment of the Bacillota bacterium genome:
CGCCGGCGGTATTGCTCAGGCAGGCTCATCACCGCCGGCGCCTGAGGACCACCAACGGCGTCGAGAGGCTCAACCAGGAAGTCCGCAGGCGGGAGCGAGTCATCCGTATCTTCCCGAACGAGGACTCAGCACTGCGGCTGATCGGGGCAGTGCTCATTGAGATAGACGAGGCCTGGTCTACCGGTCACCGGTACTTCGATATGGAACAGTACTGGCGATGGAGAGCCGGCCCCACAGATGAAGATGCCGGCGCAATGAGCGACGCGGAGGACCATGCAGCCTGACTTCGACCGTCAGCTACCGGAGGGATTTTACACCGAAAACCGGACTTGATCGACCTCGGCGCGGTCTTTAGCTCTGTTCATCTGGCCCACCTTGCCCTCGAAATTCTTGATTGTCGTTGTCATGTTCGTCTCAAGAAGCATCGGCCCAACCATCCTCCAGGCTTCGAGAGCGTCGCCTGTCAATACCGAAGCCACTTCATCGGCGTTCTTGTTTGCCAAGTCCTCGGTGTACTTCTTACATATCCCTACAAGCTGTTTCTCCAGGGTGAAGCTGCGCCCACAACCGGATGTTGAGACAACGATAATCGCGAAACACGCCAACACACATATTCGTGCGATCCTTTTCATGTTCACGGAGTGATGCCTCCCTCTCATTAGTTAGGCCGCACCAGAAGGTGCGGCCCCGGCTCTTGCCTGAGCCTTGCTGAAGACCGTCAGCGCCCACACGGCCAGTTCGTCAAACCTGCTTTTCCACTCAGGATCCAGCACGACCGCAGGCTTGCCGGTCGCAATCGAGCTGTACACGAGCCCATCCCTGGCCTCGAACATCGCCGCCGGCTTCCCGTCCAGGACTTCCTCCATACTCCAGCCCGGTACTCCGTGGACGACCGCATAGCGGTTCAGCACGGGCACAGGGCAAATGCCTTCCTTTGTCGCCCAATCTATTGCCCTCCTCGCCGCTGCGCTGTGGGACCAATCAGGGTCTCCCACGATAACACAGCATCGGGTCGCTCTCAGGAGATCGTAGCCCCACTCTTCCATCTCCCGCGCATCCGCAGGCATATCTATTACTACCGGCCCAGGCGACAGTGCGCCCGAAGAGAAGAGCCTCGCTATCGCCGATTGAGTTAACCTCGCTTTGCCCACGGCCGGATCGTAACAGTACACCTTCAAATCTCCGACTTGCGCAGGATCGGGTAACCCGTCGCCGCTCTCGCGAAGAGCCCGGAGCAGTGACTCCTCCTTTTCCGGAATGAGAAGCCAGTCCCGCACCGCCTGCTTTTTGTCCAGGTCAACCAACGCCGCGGGGCCAGAGAGACTCAAAACCCAGGCCAGATTGGTGGCCACGAACGTCTTCCCGGCCGGCGCCGGCGACCACACCGGCAGTATTGGGTATCCCGGCTGGAAGGCCTTCAACGCCTCATCTCTTGGCCGGCAGCCTGACCTTTTCTCTCTAGAGCGCAGCGATTTCGCCGAAGATAGTCTTCGTTCACGGGAAGGGGCCCTCGCATCTTCCACGTCCTTTTGCGCCGCCGAGATGTCTTCGCCCGAGAGGGCCTTCCGCTGCGACTGCTCCCTGGCTTCATCGATCTTCTTTACCAGGGATTGCAGCAGGTTCCCGCCCTGAGGAGCCTGCACCCTCAGGCTCGCGGCGGCTTGTGGAAACCCAGCGGGATCCTTCAGTCGGAGGATAATGTCTTCTGCGTTTATTGGACTGAAGAGGAGATCATACACACCCATCGCAAGCAGATCGTACGGCAGACTCGTCGCTCGTTCCGGTTCCCCTACGAGGTAGACGACGCGGAGGCCATCCATCCTGGCGGCAAACACGAGGTCCTTCATATCCAGCGCCCCAACCAGTCCCGTGGCCAGCAGCAGCGTGTCTCCCCGGAATCGGAGGTATGACTCACGGACAGCTTCTCTGTAGTACACTTCTCCGATTACGCTGTCCGGCATCTTCGCTCGAACAAACGCATCCAGCTGTCTATCCCCGCTGCACAGTAGCAGTCTCACAGCCTTGATTCACCCCCGTTCGCTACTATCTCGATTGGGTCGACAGGCTTGCCCCTGCTCCTGATCTCGAAGTGCAGGTGTGGCCCAGTACTCGCCCCGGAATCCCCGGACAGGCAAATGACTTGCCCCCGTTCAACAGAATCTCCGGCCCCGACAAGGGCCGTCAGGTTGTGGCCGTAGAGACTAACTATCCCTCCGCCGTGGTCCACCGCAACGAGCAGCCCGTAGCCTCCCGCTCTTCCGGCGTACCGAACCACACCGTCGTTCGTACACCTGACCGGCGTACCCGGCTTTACGCCGAAATCAATGCCCGCATGAAACCGAGTCATCCTAAAGATAGGATGTGGGCGGTTCCCGAACGATGATGTCATAGGCGCGCTGACTGGCCAGACGAACTCGCCTTCCGCTGGGGGGAGAGCGCTCTCCCAATTGTTTCCCATGGCTTCGGTAATCCACATTTCCTCTTCGTCGACTAGCCACTCCATGCTCTCTTGGCCGCTTGTGAAGGCTTCGCCAGCCTTGTCGACCATCATCACAAGCTCGGGGGACGGCTCTTCGTCAAGGCGTTCCCTCAAAAGCGCCTCCAGTTTGCTCGTGTCCCCGCGGAAGTCCCAACCGTCTTGCACCTCGCGCATTGTGCGGACGCCCTCGTCTCGCTCTGTGACCCACCGGTACGAGTAGGTGTAGACACCTTTGTAGGTGTGGGCTCTGGCCAAGAGCCTTACGGGGGTCTCAGTCCGGACTACCTCTGTGGTTCCGTCGTCCTTCTCGATCCTTTTCTCATGGATGACCGTCGAGTCCCTATACTCAAAATCCGGCCTTAGCGCAAGGGCGCTTTCATTGCCATGAAACTCAATGTCTCCGCCTTCAATGGTGCCCGCCACATGATCGATGGCATATAGCAGCCCCCACGGGACCCTGTGCCGCTCCTCTTCCGCGTCAGGGGCAATCACTTCCGGAAAGTATTCCTGAGCGCTCTTCTCGTAGAGCGCTCTCTCGGGCAGGTTCTGGGCGTCAATAGGAGCGGCGCCGAATGTCCACGCCATGAAGAGACTGACTCCCAAGAAGCAAACAAGGGCTATTGCAAGGGGAACCGTCATAACGGGCAACACGGCGT
Coding sequences within it:
- a CDS encoding transposase: PAVLLRQAHHRRRLRTTNGVERLNQEVRRRERVIRIFPNEDSALRLIGAVLIEIDEAWSTGHRYFDMEQYWRWRAGPTDEDAGAMSDAEDHAA
- a CDS encoding M23 family metallopeptidase; translated protein: MSEDMMAQMEQGSYGRSGRIAQYALCRLLRAAAKWLANAVLPVMTVPLAIALVCFLGVSLFMAWTFGAAPIDAQNLPERALYEKSAQEYFPEVIAPDAEEERHRVPWGLLYAIDHVAGTIEGGDIEFHGNESALALRPDFEYRDSTVIHEKRIEKDDGTTEVVRTETPVRLLARAHTYKGVYTYSYRWVTERDEGVRTMREVQDGWDFRGDTSKLEALLRERLDEEPSPELVMMVDKAGEAFTSGQESMEWLVDEEEMWITEAMGNNWESALPPAEGEFVWPVSAPMTSSFGNRPHPIFRMTRFHAGIDFGVKPGTPVRCTNDGVVRYAGRAGGYGLLVAVDHGGGIVSLYGHNLTALVGAGDSVERGQVICLSGDSGASTGPHLHFEIRSRGKPVDPIEIVANGGESRL